The following coding sequences are from one Streptomyces sp. NBC_01485 window:
- a CDS encoding D-glucuronyl C5-epimerase family protein, producing MNRAGYRLAPAADLPESMRPWRDRPVAWANVSPLTGAYHLNAQGEYLYYPDGGSTGYDHPVGQAQFGLGCITSYRTETDAARKSLFLARARAQADRLIGRRLEVSGAWWFPYGFDFTHTVHSGVSYTAPWYSGMAQGEILSLFVQLSQLDALADADRAVYLEAADHAFASLQTDEYGYPWAVNTDSAGYGWIQEYPGSEPGSGDYTYNGMIYSLFGVWDYCQVTGSEAAAELYDAVATTVARYFPLLRNSKWCSFYCQTHRIEAYTYHQHHIELFRQLNWQTGSPDFADHADRLVDDYPAAGVSGTVQFESGSHALYRFDTAASGAWSTAAGDDLLEQKTVAFTSDTAAPASMRRRIKGRGIYYLISAGSYAGWWVGESWSKAYLRGVYLATIYWPTRTVTFPGGSVPVDTYKVATDGTVTSVKTVQFANPSNAPADRRAIVNGRPMFQITAGGLTGYWVPASSVTVDSEPAVG from the coding sequence ATGAACCGCGCCGGCTACCGGCTTGCTCCTGCCGCAGATCTGCCTGAGAGTATGCGGCCGTGGCGGGACCGGCCCGTCGCCTGGGCGAACGTCAGCCCCCTGACCGGCGCTTATCACCTGAACGCGCAGGGCGAGTACCTCTACTACCCGGACGGCGGCAGCACTGGCTACGACCATCCGGTCGGTCAGGCGCAGTTCGGCCTGGGCTGCATCACCAGCTACCGCACCGAGACGGACGCCGCCCGGAAGAGCCTCTTCCTGGCGCGGGCGCGGGCGCAAGCGGACCGGCTCATAGGCCGCCGACTTGAAGTGTCCGGTGCCTGGTGGTTCCCCTACGGCTTCGACTTCACCCACACCGTGCACTCCGGGGTCTCCTATACGGCGCCCTGGTACTCGGGCATGGCGCAGGGTGAGATCCTCAGCCTGTTCGTGCAGCTCTCCCAACTCGACGCCCTCGCCGACGCGGACCGGGCCGTGTATCTGGAGGCTGCCGACCACGCGTTCGCCTCGCTGCAAACCGACGAGTACGGCTACCCGTGGGCCGTCAACACCGACAGCGCCGGATACGGGTGGATCCAGGAGTACCCGGGCTCCGAACCGGGGAGCGGGGACTACACCTACAACGGGATGATCTACTCCCTGTTCGGGGTGTGGGACTACTGCCAGGTCACCGGCAGCGAGGCTGCGGCCGAGTTGTACGACGCCGTCGCCACCACCGTGGCCAGGTATTTCCCGCTGTTGCGGAACTCGAAGTGGTGCAGCTTCTACTGCCAGACGCACCGCATCGAGGCCTACACCTACCACCAGCACCACATCGAACTCTTCCGCCAGCTCAACTGGCAGACAGGCAGCCCCGACTTCGCCGACCACGCCGACCGGCTCGTCGACGACTACCCGGCGGCAGGCGTGTCCGGCACGGTCCAGTTCGAGTCCGGCAGCCACGCCCTGTACCGCTTCGACACCGCGGCATCGGGTGCGTGGTCGACGGCTGCGGGCGACGACCTGCTCGAGCAGAAGACGGTCGCCTTCACCTCGGACACGGCTGCACCCGCGTCGATGCGGCGCCGCATCAAGGGTCGCGGCATCTACTACCTCATCTCCGCAGGCTCTTACGCGGGCTGGTGGGTGGGCGAGTCCTGGTCCAAGGCGTACCTGCGCGGCGTCTACCTGGCCACGATCTACTGGCCCACCCGCACGGTGACGTTCCCCGGCGGAAGCGTCCCCGTCGACACGTACAAGGTCGCCACCGACGGCACCGTCACCAGCGTGAAAACCGTGCAGTTCGCCAACCCCTCGAACGCGCCGGCCGACCGTCGGGCCATCGTCAACGGGCGGCCCATGTTTCAGATCACCGCCGGTGGACTGACCGGCTACTGGGTCCCCGCCAGCTCCGTCACCGTCGACTCCGAGCCCGCCGTCGGCTGA